One Pseudomonas brassicacearum genomic region harbors:
- a CDS encoding diacylglycerol kinase, translating to MSPFKGQTGLKRILNASGYSLDGLRAAFVGEAAFRQLVLLNAVLIPLSFFLNVSRVEQALLIAVCLLALIVELLNSAVEAAIDRISLELHPLSKNAKDMGSAAQLVALTMIALVWGVVLL from the coding sequence ATGTCACCTTTTAAAGGCCAAACGGGCCTGAAACGCATCCTCAACGCCTCTGGATATTCTCTGGATGGGCTGCGTGCAGCGTTTGTCGGCGAAGCGGCTTTCCGTCAGTTGGTGCTGCTCAATGCCGTGCTGATTCCGTTGTCGTTTTTCCTGAATGTCAGCCGCGTCGAGCAGGCGCTGTTGATTGCGGTCTGCCTGCTGGCGTTGATTGTGGAGTTGCTCAACTCTGCGGTGGAGGCGGCCATCGACCGCATCTCGCTGGAACTGCACCCACTGTCAAAAAACGCCAAGGACATGGGCAGCGCCGCCCAGTTGGTCGCGCTGACGATGATCGCGTTGGTGTGGGGAGTGGTGCTGCTTTAA
- a CDS encoding rRNA pseudouridine synthase: MTDPIRLSKRLIELVGCSRREAELFIEGGWVTVDGEVIDEPQFKVTTQTVELDPEAKATAPEPVTLLLNAPVGMDVDTAMASLGPQTLSEEHRFGKRPLKGHFLRLTASADLQANASGLLVFTQDWKILRKLTADAAKIEQEYVVEVEGEMVAHGLNRLNHGLTYKGKELPAVKASWQNENRLRFAMKNPQPGVIALFCQAVGLKVVAIRRIRIGGVSIGKVPLGQWRYLSTKEKF, encoded by the coding sequence ATGACTGACCCGATTCGTCTCTCCAAACGCCTCATCGAACTCGTCGGCTGTTCCCGTCGGGAGGCTGAGCTGTTCATCGAGGGCGGCTGGGTCACCGTGGATGGCGAAGTGATCGACGAGCCGCAATTCAAGGTCACCACCCAGACAGTTGAACTGGACCCCGAGGCCAAGGCCACCGCGCCGGAACCGGTGACCCTTCTACTGAACGCCCCGGTGGGCATGGATGTGGACACCGCGATGGCGTCCCTTGGGCCGCAGACCCTGAGCGAGGAGCACCGCTTCGGCAAGCGACCGCTCAAGGGCCACTTCCTGCGCCTGACCGCCAGCGCCGACCTGCAGGCCAACGCCAGTGGGCTGCTGGTGTTCACCCAGGACTGGAAGATCTTGCGCAAGCTCACCGCCGATGCCGCCAAGATCGAGCAGGAATACGTGGTGGAAGTCGAAGGCGAGATGGTCGCCCATGGTCTCAATCGTTTGAACCATGGCCTGACCTACAAAGGCAAAGAGCTGCCAGCGGTCAAGGCCAGCTGGCAAAACGAGAACCGCCTGCGCTTTGCCATGAAGAACCCGCAACCGGGCGTGATCGCGCTGTTCTGCCAGGCGGTCGGCCTCAAGGTGGTCGCCATCCGTCGCATCCGCATCGGCGGCGTGTCCATCGGCAAGGTGCCGTTGGGCCAGTGGCGCTACCTGTCTACCAAAGAGAAATTCTAA
- a CDS encoding DUF1456 family protein, whose product MVHNDVLRSVRYMLDISDKKVIEIIKLGGLDVSLADLAGYLKKDEEEGFVFCPDDVMAHFLDGLVIFKRGKDESRAPQPIEVPVTNNIILKKLRVAFELKEDDMHAILKAAEFPVSKPELSALFRKFGHTNYRPCGDQLLRNFLKGLTLRVRG is encoded by the coding sequence ATGGTTCACAACGACGTACTGCGCAGCGTGCGCTACATGCTCGACATCAGCGACAAGAAAGTCATCGAGATCATCAAGCTTGGCGGCCTGGACGTGTCCCTGGCGGACCTGGCGGGCTACCTCAAGAAAGATGAAGAAGAAGGTTTTGTGTTCTGCCCTGATGACGTCATGGCGCATTTTCTCGATGGCCTGGTGATCTTCAAGCGTGGCAAGGACGAAAGCCGTGCGCCGCAACCAATCGAAGTGCCGGTGACCAACAACATCATTCTCAAGAAACTGCGGGTGGCCTTCGAGCTTAAGGAAGACGACATGCACGCCATCCTCAAGGCCGCCGAGTTCCCGGTGTCCAAGCCGGAATTGAGTGCACTGTTCCGCAAATTCGGTCATACCAACTATCGCCCGTGCGGCGACCAGTTGCTGCGCAACTTCCTCAAGGGCCTGACGCTGCGCGTTCGCGGCTGA
- a CDS encoding GNAT family N-acetyltransferase, translated as MRQHSVIHTPKPSDYEELTRVWEASVRATHDFLPDSYIELLKNLVLTRYLDAVMLICTRDARQRITGFAGVAAGKIEMLFIDPQHRGQGLGKQLLRYAMEQLNADQLDVNEQNPQALGFYLKQGFEVVGRSERDGMNQPYPLLHMRYKQPDLKARRG; from the coding sequence ATGCGGCAGCATTCGGTCATCCATACACCGAAACCGAGCGACTATGAGGAACTGACCCGGGTCTGGGAGGCGTCGGTGCGGGCCACCCATGATTTTCTGCCGGACAGCTACATCGAGCTGCTGAAGAACCTGGTGCTGACCCGCTACCTGGACGCGGTGATGCTCATTTGCACCCGCGACGCTCGCCAGCGAATCACCGGTTTCGCCGGCGTCGCGGCCGGCAAGATCGAGATGCTCTTCATCGACCCGCAGCACCGCGGCCAGGGCCTGGGCAAGCAACTGCTGCGCTACGCCATGGAACAGCTGAACGCCGATCAACTGGATGTCAACGAACAGAACCCGCAAGCCCTGGGCTTTTACCTCAAGCAAGGCTTCGAAGTGGTCGGCCGCTCGGAACGGGACGGCATGAACCAGCCTTACCCGCTGCTGCACATGCGCTACAAACAGCCGGACCTCAAGGCCCGACGCGGCTAA
- a CDS encoding quorum-sensing-regulated virulence factor family protein, giving the protein MLRLIVPTVAVLLATSLSAQAASLKELELNKMLQNVATQSSVGTPRAINEDILDQGYTVEGTELINHLSVQSSHAQKMRADPKAVYFQLGSTVCTNPGFRKLMAKGATMRYEFTEVKTNRPVATERFQESDCPKPAKTKK; this is encoded by the coding sequence ATGCTGCGCCTTATCGTCCCTACCGTTGCCGTTCTGCTGGCGACGTCCCTCAGCGCTCAGGCTGCTTCGCTGAAAGAACTCGAACTGAACAAGATGCTGCAGAATGTGGCCACGCAAAGCAGCGTCGGCACGCCACGGGCGATCAACGAAGACATTCTCGACCAGGGTTATACCGTCGAAGGCACCGAGCTGATCAATCACCTCAGTGTGCAAAGCAGCCATGCCCAGAAAATGCGCGCCGACCCCAAGGCCGTGTATTTCCAGCTGGGCTCTACAGTGTGCACCAACCCAGGCTTCCGTAAGCTGATGGCCAAGGGCGCCACCATGCGCTACGAGTTCACCGAGGTTAAAACCAATCGCCCGGTCGCGACCGAACGCTTCCAGGAATCGGACTGCCCGAAACCGGCCAAGACGAAGAAGTAA
- a CDS encoding LysR family transcriptional regulator yields MRFTLRQLQVFVAVAQQESVSRAAGLLNLSQSAASTSITELERQSSCQLFDRAGKRLSLNALGKQLLPQAVALLDQAKEIEDLLNGKSGFGSLAVGATLTIGNYLATLLIGGFMQRHPESQVKLHVQNTANIVQQVAHYEIDLGLIEGDCSHPDIEVQSWVEDELVVFCAPQHPLAKRGQATMEELTHEAWILREQGSGTRLTFDQAMRHHRSALNIRLELEHTEAIKRAVESGLGIGCISRLALRDAFRRGSLVAVETPDMDLARQFYFIWHKQKYQTSAMREFLELCRAFTAGVQRSDEIVLPAIA; encoded by the coding sequence ATGCGATTTACTCTACGTCAACTTCAAGTCTTCGTCGCCGTCGCTCAGCAAGAGAGTGTGTCCCGTGCTGCGGGCCTGCTCAATCTTTCGCAGTCGGCCGCCAGCACCTCCATCACCGAACTGGAGCGTCAATCCAGCTGCCAATTGTTCGACCGCGCCGGCAAACGCCTGAGTCTCAATGCCCTCGGCAAACAGCTGCTGCCCCAGGCGGTGGCGCTGCTGGACCAGGCCAAGGAGATCGAAGACCTGCTCAACGGCAAGTCCGGTTTCGGCTCACTGGCGGTCGGCGCGACCCTGACCATTGGCAATTACCTGGCGACCCTGTTGATCGGCGGCTTCATGCAGCGCCATCCGGAAAGCCAGGTGAAGCTGCACGTGCAGAACACTGCCAATATCGTGCAACAGGTTGCCCACTATGAAATTGATCTGGGTCTAATCGAAGGCGATTGCAGCCATCCGGACATCGAAGTGCAGAGCTGGGTCGAGGACGAACTGGTGGTGTTCTGTGCACCTCAACACCCCCTGGCCAAGCGCGGCCAAGCGACCATGGAGGAGCTAACCCATGAAGCGTGGATTCTTCGGGAACAGGGCTCTGGCACACGCCTGACCTTCGACCAAGCCATGCGCCACCATCGCAGCGCGTTGAATATCCGCCTGGAGCTGGAGCACACCGAAGCCATCAAGCGCGCCGTGGAGTCCGGCCTGGGGATTGGCTGCATCTCACGCCTGGCCCTGCGCGACGCTTTCCGCCGTGGCAGCCTCGTCGCGGTGGAGACCCCGGACATGGACCTGGCCCGGCAGTTTTATTTCATCTGGCACAAACAGAAATATCAGACATCGGCCATGCGTGAGTTCCTCGAACTGTGCCGAGCCTTCACCGCCGGGGTCCAGCGTAGCGATGAAATCGTACTGCCGGCCATTGCCTGA
- a CDS encoding tRNA-uridine aminocarboxypropyltransferase, with translation MNHAPNAVARLRDQRIDEGIKPIQARGWRAPRCSACRVIESHCLCAWRPSVETRSGICLIMTNKEVFKPSNTGWLIADVVRDNHAFIWSRTDVDAQLLALLNDPQWQPYLVFPGEYVEPSRVTHTVELDSSKRPLFILLDATWTEARKIFRKSPYFDRLPILSLLPDKLSRYRLRRSTRSEHLCTAEVAALCLELAGDSDAASALDAYFDVFSQHYLGAKRQQEVNVSTPAHAELQPFIRTAQAVLAQ, from the coding sequence ATGAATCATGCCCCTAACGCCGTAGCCCGCCTGCGCGACCAGCGCATCGATGAGGGTATCAAGCCGATTCAGGCCCGTGGTTGGCGCGCTCCCCGTTGCAGCGCCTGCCGGGTGATCGAGAGTCATTGCCTGTGTGCCTGGCGTCCAAGCGTTGAGACCCGCTCCGGGATCTGCCTGATCATGACCAACAAGGAAGTGTTCAAGCCGAGCAACACCGGTTGGTTGATTGCCGACGTGGTGCGCGACAATCACGCCTTCATCTGGTCACGCACCGACGTCGACGCGCAACTGCTGGCGCTGCTGAATGACCCGCAATGGCAGCCGTACCTGGTGTTTCCTGGCGAATACGTAGAGCCATCGCGGGTCACCCACACGGTTGAACTCGATTCTTCCAAGCGTCCGCTGTTCATTCTGCTGGACGCGACCTGGACCGAGGCGCGGAAGATTTTCCGTAAAAGTCCCTATTTTGACCGACTGCCGATCCTGAGCCTGTTGCCCGACAAGTTGTCGCGCTACCGCTTGCGCCGTTCCACCCGCAGTGAGCACCTGTGCACCGCCGAAGTGGCGGCGTTATGCCTGGAACTGGCAGGGGACAGCGATGCCGCGTCGGCCCTGGACGCCTATTTCGATGTGTTCAGCCAGCATTACCTGGGCGCCAAACGCCAGCAGGAGGTGAATGTATCGACCCCGGCCCATGCCGAGTTGCAACCCTTTATCCGTACGGCGCAAGCAGTGTTGGCCCAATAG
- the erdR gene encoding response regulator transcription factor ErdR has translation MATYEILIADDHPLFRSALHQAVTLGLGPDVRLTEVASIAELEIRLTEKADWDLVLLDLNMPGAYGFSGLVLLRGQYPQIPVVMVSAQEEASVMVKAREFGASGFIPKSSSLEQIQKAVKAVLDGDVSWPPQAFEAVSVSAEAKAASEGLASLTPQQFRVLTMVCEGLLNKQIAYELSVSEATIKAHVTAIFRKLNVRTRTQAALLLQQLESISPQP, from the coding sequence ATGGCCACATACGAAATCCTGATTGCTGATGATCACCCGCTCTTTCGCAGTGCGTTACATCAGGCAGTGACCCTGGGCCTTGGCCCGGATGTCCGGCTGACGGAAGTGGCCAGTATTGCGGAACTGGAGATCCGGTTGACCGAAAAGGCTGACTGGGACCTGGTGCTGCTGGACTTGAATATGCCGGGTGCCTATGGTTTTTCCGGTTTGGTGCTGTTGCGTGGTCAATACCCGCAGATCCCCGTGGTGATGGTTTCAGCCCAGGAAGAAGCGTCGGTGATGGTCAAGGCCCGGGAGTTCGGCGCCAGCGGCTTCATTCCCAAATCCAGCTCTCTGGAACAGATCCAAAAAGCCGTGAAGGCTGTGTTGGATGGCGATGTGTCCTGGCCGCCCCAGGCGTTCGAAGCAGTCAGCGTGTCCGCCGAAGCCAAAGCCGCCAGCGAAGGCCTGGCCAGCCTCACGCCGCAGCAGTTCCGGGTGTTGACCATGGTCTGCGAAGGCTTGCTGAACAAGCAGATTGCCTATGAGCTGAGCGTGTCGGAAGCCACCATCAAGGCCCACGTAACGGCCATCTTTCGTAAACTGAACGTGCGCACCCGGACCCAGGCGGCTTTGCTGTTGCAACAACTTGAGTCAATTTCACCGCAGCCTTAA
- the rimO gene encoding 30S ribosomal protein S12 methylthiotransferase RimO: MSTTTAPANPKVGFVSLGCPKALVDSERILTQLRMEGYDVVSTYQDADVVVVNTCGFIDSAKAESLEVIGEAIKENGKVIVTGCMGVEEGNIRNVHPSVLAVTGPQQYEQVVNAVHDAVPPRQDHNPLIDLVPPQGIKLTPRHYAYLKISEGCNHSCSFCIIPSMRGKLVSRPVGDVLDEAQRLVKAGVKELLVISQDTSAYGVDVKYRTGFWNGAPVKTRMTELCEALSTLGVWVRLHYVYPYPHVDELIPLMAAGKILPYLDIPFQHASPKVLKAMKRPAFEDKTLARIKNWREICPDLIIRSTFIVGFPGETEEDFQYLLDWLTEAQLDRVGCFQYSPVEGAPANDLDLDVVPDDVKQDRWERFMAHQQAISSARLQMRIGREIEVLVDEVDEQGAVGRCFFDAPEIDGNVFIDNGSNLKPGDKVWCKVTDADEYDLWAEQIG; encoded by the coding sequence ATGTCCACCACTACCGCGCCAGCCAATCCGAAGGTTGGCTTCGTATCCCTGGGTTGCCCGAAAGCTCTGGTCGACTCCGAGCGCATCCTGACCCAGCTGCGCATGGAAGGCTATGACGTTGTGTCCACGTACCAGGACGCCGACGTGGTAGTGGTCAACACCTGCGGCTTCATCGACTCGGCCAAGGCTGAATCCCTGGAAGTGATCGGCGAAGCCATCAAGGAAAACGGCAAGGTCATCGTCACCGGCTGCATGGGCGTGGAAGAAGGCAACATCCGCAACGTGCACCCGAGCGTGTTGGCCGTGACCGGCCCGCAGCAGTACGAGCAGGTGGTCAACGCCGTGCACGACGCAGTGCCGCCACGCCAGGACCATAACCCGCTGATCGACCTGGTGCCGCCACAGGGCATCAAGCTGACCCCGCGCCACTACGCCTACCTGAAGATCTCCGAAGGCTGCAACCACAGCTGCAGCTTCTGCATTATCCCGTCGATGCGCGGCAAACTGGTGAGCCGCCCGGTGGGCGATGTGCTCGACGAGGCCCAGCGCCTGGTCAAGGCCGGCGTCAAAGAGTTGCTGGTGATTTCCCAGGACACCAGCGCCTACGGCGTCGACGTGAAATACCGCACCGGTTTCTGGAACGGCGCGCCGGTGAAAACCCGCATGACCGAACTGTGCGAAGCCCTCAGCACCCTCGGCGTCTGGGTCCGCTTGCATTACGTCTACCCGTACCCGCATGTCGACGAGCTGATCCCGCTGATGGCGGCCGGCAAGATCCTGCCGTACCTGGACATCCCGTTCCAGCACGCCAGCCCGAAAGTCCTCAAGGCCATGAAGCGCCCGGCTTTCGAAGACAAGACCCTGGCCCGCATCAAGAACTGGCGCGAAATCTGCCCGGACCTGATCATCCGTTCGACCTTCATCGTCGGCTTCCCCGGCGAGACCGAAGAAGACTTCCAGTACCTGCTGGACTGGCTGACCGAAGCCCAGCTCGACCGTGTCGGCTGCTTCCAGTATTCCCCCGTCGAAGGCGCACCGGCCAACGACCTGGACCTTGACGTGGTACCGGATGACGTCAAGCAGGACCGTTGGGAGCGTTTCATGGCGCACCAGCAAGCCATCAGCTCCGCGCGCCTGCAAATGCGCATCGGCCGTGAAATCGAAGTCTTGGTGGATGAAGTGGACGAGCAAGGTGCCGTGGGCCGTTGCTTCTTCGACGCGCCGGAAATCGATGGCAACGTCTTCATCGACAACGGCAGCAACCTCAAGCCAGGCGACAAGGTCTGGTGCAAGGTGACCGACGCCGACGAATATGACTTGTGGGCTGAACAGATCGGTTGA
- the fpr gene encoding ferredoxin-NADP reductase: MSNMNHERVLSVHHWNDTLFSFKCTRDPGLRFENGQFVMIGLQQPNGRPLMRAYSIASPNWEEHLEFFSIKVPDGPLTSQLQHLKEGDEIIISKKPTGTLVLDDLKPGKHLYLLSTGTGLAPFMSVIQDPETYERFEKVILCHGVRYVNEVAYREFITEHLPQNEFFGEALREKLIYYPTVTREPFENEGRLTDLMRSGKLFRDIGLPPINPQDDRAMLCGSPSMLDETSEVLNSFGLTVSPRMREPGDYLIERAFVEK, from the coding sequence ATGAGCAACATGAACCACGAGCGTGTCCTCAGTGTTCATCACTGGAACGACACTCTGTTCAGCTTCAAGTGCACCCGCGATCCGGGCCTGCGCTTCGAGAACGGTCAGTTCGTGATGATCGGCCTGCAGCAGCCCAATGGCCGCCCGCTTATGCGCGCTTACTCGATTGCCAGCCCGAACTGGGAAGAGCATCTCGAATTCTTCAGCATCAAGGTGCCTGACGGTCCACTGACTTCCCAGTTGCAGCATCTGAAGGAAGGCGACGAGATCATCATCAGCAAGAAGCCCACCGGCACGCTGGTGCTGGACGACCTCAAGCCTGGCAAGCATTTGTACCTGCTCAGCACCGGCACCGGTCTGGCGCCGTTCATGAGCGTCATCCAGGATCCGGAAACCTATGAGCGTTTCGAAAAAGTGATCCTGTGCCACGGCGTGCGTTACGTCAATGAAGTCGCCTACCGCGAGTTCATCACCGAGCACTTGCCCCAGAATGAGTTCTTCGGCGAAGCGCTGCGGGAAAAGCTGATCTACTACCCGACCGTGACTCGCGAGCCGTTCGAAAACGAAGGCCGCCTGACCGACCTGATGCGCAGTGGCAAGCTGTTCCGCGACATCGGCCTGCCACCGATCAACCCGCAGGACGACCGTGCGATGTTGTGCGGCAGCCCGAGCATGCTCGACGAAACCAGTGAAGTGCTCAACAGCTTCGGCCTGACCGTTTCGCCGCGCATGCGTGAGCCGGGTGATTACCTGATCGAGCGGGCGTTTGTAGAGAAGTAA
- the tsaA gene encoding tRNA (N6-threonylcarbamoyladenosine(37)-N6)-methyltransferase TrmO, whose amino-acid sequence MTYSVSPIGFVRSCFKEKFAIPRQPQLAPAARGVLELVAPFDQGDAVQGLEQVSHVWLLFLFHQALEDKPRLKVRPPRLGGNKSMGVFATRATHRPNGIGQSVVKLERVEAGRLWISGIDLLDGTPVLDIKPYVPYADIIGAASNNIASAAPELIPVQWADTALLQARAHATRLAEPLVELIEQCLAQDPRPAYQIPTVEREYGAQFWDLDVRWHYPQPGLIRVLEVVPVVK is encoded by the coding sequence ATGACCTACAGCGTCTCTCCCATCGGCTTCGTCCGCTCCTGTTTCAAGGAGAAGTTCGCCATCCCTCGCCAACCGCAACTGGCCCCGGCCGCACGCGGAGTGCTGGAGCTGGTGGCGCCGTTCGATCAGGGTGATGCGGTGCAGGGCTTGGAGCAGGTCAGTCATGTCTGGCTGCTGTTCCTGTTCCATCAGGCACTGGAAGACAAGCCACGGTTGAAGGTCCGTCCGCCGCGCTTGGGCGGCAATAAGTCCATGGGCGTATTCGCCACCCGCGCCACCCACCGCCCCAATGGCATCGGCCAGTCGGTGGTTAAGCTGGAACGGGTCGAGGCCGGTCGGCTCTGGATCTCGGGCATCGACCTGCTGGACGGCACGCCGGTGCTGGACATCAAGCCCTACGTGCCTTACGCCGACATCATCGGCGCGGCCTCCAACAACATCGCCAGTGCGGCGCCTGAGCTGATCCCCGTGCAATGGGCGGACACAGCCCTGCTACAAGCCCGGGCTCACGCCACGCGCCTGGCAGAGCCCTTGGTGGAGCTGATCGAACAGTGCCTGGCCCAAGACCCACGCCCGGCGTACCAGATTCCTACCGTCGAACGGGAATACGGCGCACAGTTCTGGGACCTGGACGTTCGCTGGCATTACCCGCAGCCGGGGTTGATCCGTGTGTTGGAAGTCGTTCCTGTCGTTAAATAA
- a CDS encoding potassium transporter Kup → MLVAAVGVVYGDIGTSPLYTLKEVFSGGYGVPVSHDGVLGILSLIFWSLIWVVSIKYMMFVLRADNQGEGGIMALTALARRAAAGRARLRTFLVVCGLIGAALFYGDSMITPAISVLSAIEGLGLAFEGIDHWVVPLSLVVLVGLFLIQRHGTARIGTLFGPIMVTWFLVLAALGVYGIIQHPEVMQAVNPAWAVRFFVVHPGMGVAILGAVVLALTGAEALYADMGHFGRKPIARAWFILVLPALVLNYFGQGALLLGDPEAARNPFYLLAPSWALIPLVGLSTLATVIASQAVISGAFSLTRQAIQLGYIPRMYIQHTSSAEQGQIYIGAVNWSLMVGVVLLVLGFESSGALASAYGVAVTGTMLMTTILVSAVMLLLWKWPPLLAVPVLIGFLLVDGLYFAANVPKIVQGGAFPVIAGIALFVLMTTWKRGKQLLVDRLDEGALPLPIFISSIRVQPPHRVQGTAVFLTARSDAVPHALLHNLLHNQVLHEQVVLLTVVYEDIPRVPPQRRFEVDAYGEGFFRVILHFGFTDEPDVPQALKLCHLDDLDFSPMRTTYFLSRETVIASKLEGMARWREALFAFMLKNANGNLRFFNLPLNRVIELGTQVEM, encoded by the coding sequence ATGCTGGTCGCGGCGGTCGGAGTGGTTTATGGCGACATCGGCACGAGCCCGTTATACACCCTCAAAGAAGTGTTTTCCGGCGGTTATGGCGTACCTGTCAGTCACGACGGGGTGCTGGGGATTCTGTCGCTGATTTTCTGGTCGCTGATCTGGGTCGTGTCGATCAAGTACATGATGTTCGTCCTGCGCGCCGACAACCAGGGCGAGGGCGGGATCATGGCGCTCACCGCCCTGGCGCGGCGAGCCGCGGCGGGAAGGGCGCGACTGCGGACATTCCTGGTGGTCTGCGGCTTGATCGGCGCGGCGCTGTTCTACGGCGACAGCATGATCACGCCGGCGATTTCCGTACTCTCGGCCATTGAAGGCCTGGGCCTGGCGTTCGAAGGCATCGACCACTGGGTGGTGCCGCTGTCGTTGGTGGTGCTGGTTGGGCTGTTTCTGATCCAGCGCCACGGCACGGCACGGATCGGCACCCTATTCGGCCCGATCATGGTGACCTGGTTCCTGGTGCTCGCCGCCTTGGGTGTGTACGGCATCATTCAACACCCGGAAGTGATGCAGGCGGTGAACCCGGCCTGGGCCGTGCGTTTCTTTGTCGTTCATCCGGGCATGGGCGTGGCGATCCTCGGTGCCGTGGTACTGGCACTGACCGGCGCCGAAGCGCTGTACGCCGACATGGGCCACTTCGGCCGCAAGCCGATCGCTCGCGCCTGGTTCATCCTGGTGTTGCCGGCGCTGGTGCTCAACTATTTCGGTCAGGGTGCGTTGCTGCTGGGTGACCCGGAAGCGGCGCGTAACCCATTCTATCTGCTGGCGCCGAGCTGGGCGCTGATCCCGCTGGTGGGGCTGTCGACCCTGGCCACGGTGATCGCTTCGCAAGCGGTGATCTCCGGCGCGTTCTCCCTCACGCGTCAGGCGATTCAGCTCGGTTACATCCCGCGCATGTACATCCAGCACACCTCCAGCGCCGAGCAGGGCCAGATCTACATCGGCGCGGTGAACTGGTCGCTGATGGTCGGCGTGGTGCTGCTGGTGCTGGGTTTCGAGTCCTCGGGCGCATTGGCTTCGGCCTATGGCGTGGCCGTGACCGGCACCATGCTGATGACCACGATCCTGGTTTCGGCGGTCATGCTGCTGTTGTGGAAATGGCCACCGCTGCTGGCGGTGCCGGTGTTGATCGGTTTCCTTTTGGTGGACGGCCTGTATTTTGCCGCCAACGTGCCGAAGATCGTCCAAGGCGGCGCTTTCCCGGTCATCGCCGGCATTGCCTTGTTCGTGTTGATGACCACCTGGAAGCGCGGCAAGCAATTGTTGGTGGATCGCCTGGACGAAGGGGCGCTGCCGCTGCCGATCTTCATCAGCAGTATTCGCGTGCAACCACCCCATCGTGTCCAAGGTACGGCTGTGTTCCTGACCGCACGCTCGGACGCGGTGCCCCACGCGCTGTTGCACAACCTGCTGCACAACCAGGTGTTGCATGAACAAGTGGTGCTGCTGACCGTGGTGTACGAAGACATCCCCCGGGTACCGCCGCAGCGGCGCTTCGAGGTCGATGCCTACGGCGAAGGCTTCTTCCGGGTGATCCTGCATTTTGGCTTCACCGACGAGCCGGATGTCCCGCAGGCGCTCAAGCTTTGCCATTTGGATGACCTGGACTTCAGTCCGATGCGGACCACTTACTTCCTTAGCCGCGAAACGGTCATCGCTTCGAAACTCGAAGGCATGGCCCGCTGGCGCGAGGCCTTGTTCGCCTTCATGCTGAAGAACGCCAACGGCAATCTGCGCTTCTTCAATCTGCCGCTGAACCGGGTGATTGAGCTGGGGACGCAGGTCGAGATGTAG